A single region of the Anticarsia gemmatalis isolate Benzon Research Colony breed Stoneville strain chromosome 11, ilAntGemm2 primary, whole genome shotgun sequence genome encodes:
- the LOC142976535 gene encoding anosmin-1-like, producing MTLSVSKTMKMYGKVFIVLVVVCLIPMVLSKTKRYTKSQSNSLYKIRCDLMCIERTKEEKPQCKSQCRANEKKPGTCPASDTPKWEEACVTACNTDSQCDGTQRCCHHNCGSTCSEPIDLLTIPGLPAMPILEEAKEKKRSVVVRWTDGVGDAARAVPGPVFYVLEEQHHLGPKYEEMRLGDWNLLLRTNKTKASLRNALKPGRWYRFRVAAVSAAGTRGFSAPSAPFTPRRGPRPPPAPKKLKVRPLRVNNGTVTVKLEWKEPNSDLPVMRYKVFWSRRVKGLGGELDSVLVNHQTVPKDQNSIEISDLLPNSMYFLQVQTISQYGLGKLRSDKASIFYNTTNNAKPEPEPAPLRREMKKIKGLSLNKLIWYNNKLKARISWQPIPNVYEQPGRYYVHWQAIKCNNPRKLRKDGLSATTELTNFELYELDYQCSYKVNVNSSPRVKTFDSELIINVPACEYFKRKANASLVNCETHIK from the exons ATGACATTAAGTGTttcaaaaacaatgaaaatgtaCGGGAAAGTGTTCATAGTGTTGGTGGTTGTGTGCCTCATCCCCATGGTACTGTCTAAAACAAAAAGGTACACAAAATCACAATCGAACTCTCTGTATAAGATCAGATGTGATCTTATGTGTATTGAAAGAACTAAGGAAGAAAAACCACAG TGTAAATCCCAATGTCGTGCTAATGAGAAGAAACCGGGAACTTGCCCAGCGTCAGACACTCCGAAGTGGGAGGAAGCATGTGTAACAGCTTGTAACACAGACTCGCAATGTGACGGCACGCAAAGATGCTGCCATCACAACTGCGGGTCTACTTGCAGTGAACCTATCGACCTTTTGACCATACCAG GTCTCCCTGCTATGCCAATATTAGAAGAGGctaaagaaaagaaaaggtCTGTTGTCGTCCGCTGGACCGATGGAGTAGGAGATGCAGCGAGAGCAGTGCCAGGTCCTGTCTTCTACGTGCTAGAAGAACAACACCACCTCGGGCCTAAATATGAAGAAATGAGACTTGGAGACTGGAATTTACTTTTACGAACTAATAA GACGAAAGCATCGCTCCGTAACGCGTTGAAACCCGGCCGGTGGTATCGATTTCGAGTGGCTGCAGTCAGTGCGGCGGGCACTCGAGGGTTCTCAGCGCCAAGTGCCCCGTTCACACCTCGCCGCGGCCCTCGTCCTCCACCAGCACCAAAAAAGCTAAAAGTACGCCCGTTACGAGTCAACAACG gtacgGTAACAGTCAAGTTGGAATGGAAGGAGCCAAATTCCGACCTTCCTGTAATGCGCTATAAAGTGTTTTGGAGCAGACGAGTTAAAGGCTTAGGGGGAGAACTGGATTCCGTGCTAGTCAACCATCAAACCGTTCCTAAG GATCAGAATTCCATCGAAATAAGTGACTTGTTGCCCAACTCGATGTATTTCTTACAAGTCCAAACGATCAGTCAATACGGTTTGGGTAAACTTCGGAGCGATAAAGCGTCCATATTCTACAACACAACTAACAATGCAAAACCAG AACCCGAACCAGCGCCATTGAGACGAGAAATGAAGAAGATCAAGGGTCTCagtctaaataaattaatttggtaTAACAACAAATTGAAGGCGAGAATATCTTGGCAGCCCATTCCGAATGTCTACGAGCAGCCTGGACG atattATGTGCACTGGCAAGCAATAAAATGCAACAATCCGCGTAAACTACGAAAAGATGGTTTATCAGCCACTACAGAG CTAACTAACTTTGAACTCTATGAGCTGGATTATCAATGCAGTTACAAAGTAAATGTCAACTCTTCTCCACGTGTAAAAACATTCGACTCCGAACTCATTATAAATGTTCCTGcttgtgaatattttaaacgaaaagCTAATGCTTCTCTTGTAAACTGTGAAACTCATATAAAGTAG